The Mugil cephalus isolate CIBA_MC_2020 chromosome 21, CIBA_Mcephalus_1.1, whole genome shotgun sequence genome includes the window aagaaatttcattttcaaatttcatTGTAAAcgttctcctaatttacttgttcttctttgcattaaaacaaatgaaaaatgaaaatgtggagGATATTTTCTGCAGCGTAACGTTTAAATCCGGCTGTGGATCTGGTCCGGGATCTGGTCCGGGATCCGGTCCGGGATCTGGTCCGGGATCCGGTCCGGGATCAGCAGGCGGGGCGCAGCGGCATCTGCAGCAGGATCACCTGCCGGTTCTCGGACGGGTGACACTTGTTGATGTGTCTGGTGAGTCCCGGGGAGCTGTAGAAGACGGACGGGCAGTATTTGCAGGGGTAGACCTGCGACGAGTGCAGGAGGCGGATGTGGCGCTCCTGGCTGCCCCTGCTGCTGAAGCTCTCCCCGCACACGGGACACAGGTGGCAGGTGGAGGAGCTCAGGTTGAGCGGCGTCGCGCTCTgctccaccgccgccgccgcctcctcctcctcctgctccggcTCCTCCTCTGGTTTCGGGGAGCCGTGCTGGGTCGCCAGGTGCTTCCGCAGGTACGCGTGGCGCTTAAACCTCTTGCCACAGCGGTGGCAGTCATACAGTCCGTCCTCTGAGCCGGACTCGGACGGCTCGGGACTGGGTGTGTCTCTGTCACTAGAATCCTTCGCCTCCTCCGTCTTCCCGGACGTCGCCGCCTTCTCGTTCTCCGCTTGTTGCGCTCCTCCCTGGGGCTTCGGCTTGTGCCACCGCCGGTGTGAGGCGAGGTTGGCCGGGCAGCTGAACACCTTGTCGCACTCCGGACACCTGTACTCGACCCGGACTATCCTGGAGCACTTGTGCTGCGCCAGAGCGAACGGGTCCGCGTACGCTTCCCGGCACAGCTGGCACACAAACTCCCCCAGCGGGACGTCGCCCCCGGCCGGCTGCGGCCTGGGGGGCTTCTGGTCCACCGGCGCCTCTTTAATTTTGAGCCCGAGAACCGGAGACGTGGTGACATCGTCCTCAAAGTGCAGTTTCCGGATGGCTTTGGTCCTCTTGGAGGGCGGTTTGCTTTTGCGCTCCGCGTCGCCGGACGAGCGCTTGGATCCGGCGGCGGGGGGGAGCGTCCCGGAGGACGCGGCGCTGGCGTCGCTGCGGCTGCTGTTGCTGGAGCCGATTTTCAGGTCCACGGGGGCGAAGAGGTGGTCCAAGGCGGTGAGCGCCGCAGGTGTGGGGAAGGACTCCGCGGAGACCGGCGAGCCGAGGTTGAAGCGCCTCTCCAGGTAGGAGCGGTCGTGGTCCTGGCTGACGGGGCGGGTGGGGCTGTACAGCGCCTGGTACACCGCCTCCGGGTTCCCGAACTGCACCGGTCTGTTGCGCCGCTCCGGAACCGCGGCCGCAGCCCCGCAGGTGGGCGTAGGAGTCCGTGGGCGCACCgggatggaggagaggggcgcggagcaggaagaagaggaggaggaggaggaggaagaggaggaggaagagggagcatCAGGCGCTGTCTGCTCCGCGTCCTCGTCGTCGGAGCGGACCCGGTAGGACACCGGGTTGGCCTTCTTGTTCCTTTTCACTAAAAATCCTCTGGGCATGTTCGCGCTGGACGCGGCGCTGGACGCGGCGCTGGACGCGGCGCTGAAGGCACTGTGGGTGAGAGGAGCTCCGGGAGGACACGGACATGTGACGCGTCTCCgctctgtttttccttcctcctgatATTGATCCCGCTCTCTCCTCCCGAGGTGATTTCACCACCACAACATAGCTGCACTCTTTTTAAGGCGACATCATGACATTGTTcccgtccccgtcccccccccccgtctcctcCCCTCACCCGTTGCCTCATCCCCGACCAATCAGAAGGAGCCGAGGTCCCCTGTGGATTTGGGGGAGTGGGTgtgggaggatggagaggagctggtggaggggagggaggattTGCAGATTGCAAAGCAGATGTACCTGAGGGGTTTTATTGTattcaccccctcctcctcccccctctacACACTCTCTCCGTCcacactctctcctcctcctcctcctcctcctcgtctcgaCCCGGGCACACGCCAGGAGCCTCCTGCTTTTACGGTCTGATGAGTTTGTATAGAAATCTACACGTGCCTCGGCTTTATGTGTCTCCTCCGGGtggtgggtgaggagggagggatctGTCCAAAAAGGACACATCCGTCCACATAACGGCGTAAAATAAATATCCAGGagagtgagaagaagaagaatgagctCAGGTTagagaggagaaataaaaaaaatggttttaaatttattaaacGGCCCTAAAGCAAAGAGTCAGATTCTGAACCagatttaaatcagttttacgCACCGAGCGTTGgggttaaattaaaataaaagctaaactataaatgtacatatggatctgaacaaacagaagaatgtgataaataaatgtataaaaagtcATGTGGAAGCTTCGTGGCCCCGCAGCCTGAGTCCTGGCGTGACAGTTAACTCTGAACATATGAACCCGTCATTTCACGCATACATAATTAATAGCGAGAGGAGGGGTCCTGCTTTGCATCACAATGGCTGCGCTTGTGCAAGCTGTAGACCCGCCGTGATTGAAAAGGAAATTGCACAGttgagaggggagggggggaaaggaggaggaggaggagaaaaaggagaagaagaaggagaagtgCCCCTTCCCCAAAAACCTAAAAAGCAATGTGGCCCCTGGATTCCAACGACGCGTGCTGTGCGTAATCAGTGCGCACGTTTCTGTGTCTCCAAATGGGGCAAACCGAGATTATCCGCCGGTTAAACACATCAAACCCAGAGGGCTGCGGGTcagaaactaaaagaaatgaacaaactAGAGCAGGAACGAGTGCGGGAGAGGaggtcaaagaagaagaagaagcaggtttCAGTTGATCTGAAGCAAATTAAtaaccacaaaacaacaacaacatccgcTGTGGAGCTTTTATCTGGTCAGAGATTAAACCGGAAACCAGAGTCaaaatgtctct containing:
- the insm1a gene encoding insulinoma-associated protein 1a: MPRGFLVKRNKKANPVSYRVRSDDEDAEQTAPDAPSSSSSSSSSSSSSSCSAPLSSIPVRPRTPTPTCGAAAAVPERRNRPVQFGNPEAVYQALYSPTRPVSQDHDRSYLERRFNLGSPVSAESFPTPAALTALDHLFAPVDLKIGSSNSSRSDASAASSGTLPPAAGSKRSSGDAERKSKPPSKRTKAIRKLHFEDDVTTSPVLGLKIKEAPVDQKPPRPQPAGGDVPLGEFVCQLCREAYADPFALAQHKCSRIVRVEYRCPECDKVFSCPANLASHRRWHKPKPQGGAQQAENEKAATSGKTEEAKDSSDRDTPSPEPSESGSEDGLYDCHRCGKRFKRHAYLRKHLATQHGSPKPEEEPEQEEEEAAAAVEQSATPLNLSSSTCHLCPVCGESFSSRGSQERHIRLLHSSQVYPCKYCPSVFYSSPGLTRHINKCHPSENRQVILLQMPLRPAC